One genomic segment of Caloranaerobacter ferrireducens includes these proteins:
- a CDS encoding DUF4342 domain-containing protein, which produces MEITLEKIDLLRERTGISYKEAKEILEKCNGDVVEALIYIEENQKSWSQNITNIGDELLEKLRESIRKGNVTKIQLKKDGEIIMNIPVTAGAIGALLAPPATIFGLTAAFLSKCTIEIVKENGEVVNINDLAEKTVENVKRVARREKKEEFNAEDDTQE; this is translated from the coding sequence ATGGAAATAACATTGGAAAAAATTGACTTACTTAGAGAAAGGACAGGAATTAGTTATAAAGAGGCTAAAGAAATATTAGAAAAATGCAATGGTGATGTTGTTGAAGCTCTAATATATATAGAAGAGAACCAAAAATCATGGTCACAAAACATTACCAATATAGGCGATGAATTATTGGAAAAACTAAGAGAATCAATAAGAAAAGGTAATGTAACTAAGATACAGCTTAAAAAAGATGGAGAAATAATAATGAATATTCCTGTTACAGCTGGAGCTATTGGAGCTTTATTAGCCCCTCCTGCAACTATTTTTGGATTAACAGCTGCATTTCTATCAAAATGTACTATAGAGATAGTAAAAGAAAATGGAGAAGTAGTAAACATAAACGATTTAGCTGAAAAAACGGTTGAAAATGTAAAAAGAGTTGCAAGAAGAGAGAAAAAAGAAGAATTTAATGCTGAAGATGATACACAAGAATAA
- the glyQ gene encoding glycine--tRNA ligase subunit alpha — translation MKFQDLIMTLLKYWGDKGCIVVQPYDIEKGAGTMNPQTFLRALGPEPWKVAYVEPSRRPADARYGENPNRVYQHHQLQVILKPSPDNVQELYLESLKAIGIDPLKHDIRFVEDNWEAPTLGAWGLGWEVWLDGMEITQFTYFQQIGSINCELESAEITYGLERIAMYLQDVDNIFDIEWVDGVKYGEIFKQAEYEHSVYSFEEADINVLLSLFNTYEEQARKLIEKGLVFPAYDFVLKCSHTFNVLDARGAISVAERTSYIGRVRNLAKLVAAKYIEKRQELGFPLLKGGARNDI, via the coding sequence ATGAAGTTTCAAGACTTGATAATGACTCTGCTTAAATACTGGGGTGATAAAGGATGCATAGTTGTTCAACCGTATGATATTGAAAAAGGTGCAGGAACAATGAATCCACAAACATTTTTAAGGGCTTTAGGGCCAGAACCTTGGAAGGTAGCGTATGTTGAGCCTTCAAGAAGACCAGCAGATGCTAGATATGGTGAAAATCCTAATAGAGTGTATCAACACCATCAACTTCAAGTTATATTAAAACCATCTCCAGATAATGTGCAAGAACTATATTTAGAAAGTCTTAAAGCTATTGGTATTGATCCATTAAAGCACGATATTAGGTTTGTTGAGGATAATTGGGAAGCTCCAACTTTAGGTGCTTGGGGTTTAGGATGGGAAGTTTGGCTAGATGGTATGGAAATTACTCAGTTTACATATTTCCAACAAATAGGTAGTATAAATTGTGAATTAGAATCTGCTGAAATAACTTATGGACTAGAAAGAATTGCAATGTATTTACAAGATGTTGACAATATTTTTGATATTGAATGGGTAGATGGAGTAAAGTATGGTGAAATCTTCAAACAGGCTGAATATGAGCATTCGGTATATAGTTTTGAAGAAGCTGATATAAATGTACTTTTAAGTTTATTTAATACATATGAAGAACAGGCTAGAAAATTAATAGAAAAGGGGCTTGTTTTCCCAGCTTATGATTTTGTTTTAAAATGTTCACATACTTTTAACGTGTTAGATGCTAGAGGTGCTATCAGTGTAGCAGAGAGAACTAGCTATATTGGAAGAGTTAGGAATTTAGCTAAACTTGTAGCAGCAAAATATATTGAAAAAAGGCAAGAGCTTGGGTTTCCACTATTAAAAGGAGGTGCTAGAAATGACATATAA
- the glyS gene encoding glycine--tRNA ligase subunit beta — MTYKYLLEIGVEEIPARFMEQTISQLREKFENLFKDERIDFEDIKVYGTPRRLVAIIYGLNEKQEDLHELVKGPAKRIAYDKDGNPTKALIGFSKGQGVSPEDVIIKEYNGEDYVYVNKTVQGKNIREVLKDNIPTLIKSINFPKSMRWGGKSFRFARPIRWIVSILENEIIEFDLDGILVSNKTKGHRFLGKKDIEISNVDEYIDKLRENYVIVDQEERKNLIKHGCDRLVKSKGGNILEDLELLEELTYIVEYPTPLLGRIKEEYLKLPMEVITTPMKEHQRYYPVVDDKGRLMPYFVAVRNGNEEYLDIVTKGNEKVLEARLEDAKFFYNEDIKRTLGDYVEELKNIVFQDKLGTMYEKTTRLVELVERMSEYLEVGEETKKDARRAAYLSKADLVTKMVYEFTELQGVMGREYGKISGENEIVSLAIYEHYLPRFANDELPTTTAGAILSIADKIDTIAGCFAIGIQPTGSQDPYGLRRQSLGIINIILDKNLHISLGEFIDYALSIYKDSKGLEFDKEKVKEEILDFFKIRIKNLFIEMGIRYDVVDAVIYTGLDNITELYIRAEELNKWINKEELGEIIAAFNRVTKLAKKASSDMVNEELLIEDKERDLYRVYISIKDRVDEYLREREYDKALDTLIDLKEPIDNFFDNVMVMVEDEDIKNNRLGLIKKISDMMFSICDLSKIVIK, encoded by the coding sequence ATGACATATAAGTACCTATTAGAGATAGGTGTAGAAGAAATACCTGCAAGATTTATGGAGCAAACTATTAGTCAGTTAAGAGAGAAGTTTGAAAATTTGTTTAAGGATGAGAGAATAGATTTCGAAGATATTAAAGTTTACGGTACACCTAGAAGATTGGTTGCTATTATATATGGACTTAATGAAAAACAAGAAGATTTGCATGAATTAGTGAAGGGACCTGCGAAGAGAATTGCGTATGATAAAGATGGTAATCCAACAAAAGCATTAATTGGATTTTCTAAGGGGCAGGGAGTTAGTCCTGAAGATGTTATTATAAAAGAATATAATGGAGAAGATTATGTATATGTAAATAAAACTGTACAAGGGAAGAATATTAGAGAAGTACTAAAAGATAATATACCAACTCTTATAAAGTCTATAAACTTTCCTAAATCTATGAGATGGGGAGGAAAAAGCTTTAGATTTGCTAGACCTATAAGATGGATAGTATCAATATTAGAAAATGAGATTATAGAATTTGATTTAGATGGTATTTTAGTATCAAATAAAACAAAAGGACACAGATTTTTAGGCAAAAAAGATATAGAGATTAGCAATGTAGATGAATATATTGATAAGTTAAGAGAAAATTACGTTATTGTTGACCAAGAGGAAAGAAAAAATTTAATAAAACATGGCTGTGATAGATTAGTTAAAAGTAAAGGTGGAAATATATTAGAAGATTTAGAACTTTTGGAAGAGCTAACATATATAGTTGAGTATCCAACACCTTTGTTAGGAAGAATTAAAGAAGAATATTTAAAATTACCTATGGAGGTTATTACTACTCCAATGAAAGAACATCAAAGATATTATCCTGTTGTAGATGATAAGGGTAGACTGATGCCATACTTTGTTGCAGTAAGAAATGGTAATGAAGAATATTTAGATATTGTAACGAAAGGTAACGAAAAAGTATTAGAAGCAAGATTAGAAGATGCTAAATTTTTCTATAACGAAGATATAAAAAGAACTCTTGGGGACTATGTAGAAGAGCTTAAAAATATTGTTTTTCAAGATAAATTAGGAACTATGTATGAGAAAACTACTAGACTTGTAGAATTAGTGGAAAGAATGAGTGAATATCTAGAAGTAGGAGAAGAAACTAAAAAAGATGCAAGGAGAGCTGCTTATCTTTCAAAAGCTGATTTGGTTACTAAGATGGTTTACGAATTTACTGAACTACAGGGAGTTATGGGTAGAGAATATGGTAAAATATCTGGAGAAAATGAAATAGTTAGTTTGGCTATCTATGAGCATTATTTGCCTAGGTTTGCAAATGATGAATTACCTACAACTACTGCTGGTGCTATATTAAGTATAGCTGATAAAATTGATACAATAGCAGGTTGTTTTGCAATTGGTATACAGCCAACAGGTTCTCAAGATCCATATGGATTGAGAAGACAATCACTTGGTATAATCAATATAATATTGGATAAAAATTTACACATTTCATTAGGGGAATTTATTGATTATGCATTATCTATATATAAAGATTCAAAAGGATTAGAGTTTGATAAAGAAAAAGTAAAAGAAGAAATATTAGATTTCTTTAAAATAAGAATAAAAAATCTGTTTATAGAAATGGGTATAAGATATGATGTAGTAGATGCAGTTATATATACTGGTTTAGACAATATAACTGAGCTTTATATTAGGGCAGAAGAACTTAATAAATGGATAAATAAAGAAGAATTAGGTGAGATTATAGCTGCTTTTAATAGAGTTACTAAACTAGCTAAAAAGGCAAGTTCTGATATGGTTAATGAGGAATTATTAATTGAAGATAAGGAACGTGATTTATATAGAGTTTACATTAGTATAAAAGATAGAGTTGATGAGTATCTAAGAGAAAGAGAGTATGATAAAGCTTTGGATACTCTTATCGATTTGAAAGAGCCGATAGATAATTTCTTTGATAATGTTATGGTTATGGTTGAGGATGAAGATATAAAAAATAATAGGTTAGGTTTAATTAAGAAAATTTCAGATATGATGTTTTCGATTTGTGACTTATCAAAAATTGTTATAAAATAA
- a CDS encoding helix-turn-helix transcriptional regulator has product MSVIQYTERQNQIIDIVKKNQPITSEAIAKKLNLTRATLRPDLAILTMSGILEARPKVGYFYSGKSNLDFYKDYMKEIKVNDIKSLPVVVDESTTVYDAIVTLFLEDVGTVYVVSKGLLAGVVSRKDFLKSAIGGMDINKIPVGVIMTRMPNIVVAKPEENIIEAAEKIIEHQVDSLPVVEDAEVDGVKGYKVVGRISKTNITKIFVDLAKNR; this is encoded by the coding sequence GTGAGTGTTATTCAATATACTGAAAGGCAAAATCAGATAATTGATATAGTTAAGAAAAATCAGCCTATAACAAGTGAAGCGATTGCAAAAAAACTAAATTTAACTAGAGCTACTCTCAGACCAGATTTGGCTATACTTACAATGTCAGGTATTTTAGAAGCTAGACCTAAGGTAGGTTATTTCTATTCTGGAAAATCTAATTTAGATTTTTATAAAGATTATATGAAAGAAATTAAAGTAAATGATATTAAGTCTTTACCTGTCGTTGTTGATGAATCAACTACAGTTTATGATGCAATAGTGACTCTTTTTTTAGAAGATGTAGGAACGGTTTATGTAGTTTCAAAAGGATTACTTGCAGGCGTGGTTTCAAGGAAGGATTTTCTTAAGAGTGCTATAGGTGGAATGGATATAAATAAAATACCTGTTGGAGTAATAATGACTAGAATGCCTAATATAGTTGTTGCAAAACCAGAAGAAAATATTATTGAAGCTGCTGAAAAAATTATAGAGCATCAAGTTGATAGTCTTCCTGTAGTAGAAGATGCTGAGGTTGATGGAGTTAAAGGGTATAAAGTTGTAGGTAGGATTTCAAAAACAAATATTACAAAAATATTCGTTGATTTAGCAAAAAATCGCTAG
- a CDS encoding pyruvate, water dikinase regulatory protein: MGKEMVVYVLSDSIGETGEQVARAAISQFNSGKYNIKRFPYITEEEQIVEIFDEAKGENCIIVFTIVIEKLRNFILENAKKYNIQAIDLMTPVINAVKNVVGHEPKREPGLIRKLDEKYFRKVEAIEFAVKYDDGKDTRGIKLADIVLVGISRTSKTPLSMYLAHKNIKVANIPLVPEVSPPKELFEIDPKKIIGLTANPIKLNEIRKERLKALGLSNTASYASMDRILKELEYSEKIMKKLGCVVIDVSNKAVEESANIIMEIIKENNLLRV, encoded by the coding sequence ATGGGAAAAGAAATGGTTGTATATGTTTTATCAGATTCGATAGGTGAAACTGGTGAACAAGTTGCTAGAGCAGCTATAAGTCAATTTAATTCAGGAAAATATAATATTAAAAGATTTCCATATATTACAGAAGAAGAGCAAATAGTTGAAATTTTTGATGAAGCTAAAGGTGAAAATTGTATAATTGTTTTTACAATAGTTATTGAAAAATTAAGGAATTTTATACTTGAAAATGCAAAGAAATATAATATACAAGCAATTGATTTAATGACACCAGTAATAAATGCAGTTAAAAATGTTGTTGGACACGAGCCAAAAAGAGAACCAGGGCTTATTAGAAAACTAGACGAAAAGTATTTTAGAAAAGTAGAAGCTATTGAATTTGCAGTAAAATATGATGATGGAAAAGATACAAGAGGTATTAAGTTAGCAGATATTGTTCTTGTAGGTATATCACGAACTTCTAAAACTCCTCTTAGTATGTATTTAGCTCATAAGAATATAAAGGTAGCCAATATACCTTTAGTACCAGAAGTATCTCCACCAAAAGAATTATTTGAGATCGACCCTAAAAAGATAATAGGACTTACTGCAAATCCTATAAAATTGAATGAAATAAGAAAAGAAAGATTAAAGGCATTAGGGTTAAGCAATACTGCTAGTTATGCTAGTATGGATAGAATATTAAAAGAACTAGAATATTCAGAGAAGATAATGAAAAAATTAGGATGTGTTGTAATTGATGTATCAAATAAAGCAGTTGAAGAAAGTGCGAACATAATTATGGAGATTATTAAGGAAAATAACTTATTAAGAGTTTAA
- a CDS encoding deoxyguanosinetriphosphate triphosphohydrolase, with the protein MNIRLRTEELEKNILSKYAALSSKSRRRFEEKKCTIRTEFQRDRDRIVHSKAFRRLKHKTQVFIAPEGDHYRTRLTHTLEVAQISRTLARALRLNEDLAEAIALGHDLGHTPFGHKGEQVLNEIFSKGFRHNEQSLKVVDYLEFHNGKPGLNLTYEVRDGILNHTGDKDPVTLEGRIVKIADRIAYINHDIDDSLRAKIISEKDLPKDCIEVLGFTHGERINTMIVDIIKNSYEKNDIKMSEEISYYTNKLRDFMFQNVYLNKKAKSEEDKAKFIIEQLYEYYNKNFEKIPVEHRKHHETIHRTKEEIVCDYIAGMTDRYAIRVFKDIFVPRPWQK; encoded by the coding sequence ATGAATATAAGATTGAGAACAGAGGAGTTAGAAAAAAACATCCTCTCTAAATATGCCGCTTTGAGTTCTAAATCTAGAAGAAGATTTGAAGAGAAAAAGTGCACTATTAGAACTGAGTTTCAGAGAGATAGAGATAGAATAGTTCATTCAAAAGCATTTCGTAGACTTAAACATAAGACTCAGGTTTTTATTGCACCAGAAGGAGATCATTATAGAACGAGGCTTACTCATACGTTGGAGGTAGCACAAATTTCAAGAACTTTGGCTAGGGCTTTAAGATTAAATGAGGACTTAGCAGAAGCTATTGCTTTAGGACATGATTTGGGGCATACACCTTTTGGGCATAAGGGAGAACAGGTTTTAAATGAAATTTTTTCAAAAGGATTTAGGCACAATGAACAAAGCTTGAAGGTAGTTGATTATTTAGAGTTTCATAATGGGAAACCAGGTTTAAATTTAACGTATGAAGTAAGAGATGGAATTTTAAATCATACAGGCGATAAAGATCCTGTTACCTTAGAAGGGAGAATAGTAAAGATAGCTGATAGAATAGCTTATATAAATCATGATATTGATGATTCATTAAGAGCTAAAATAATATCTGAGAAGGACTTACCGAAAGACTGTATAGAAGTGTTGGGTTTTACACATGGTGAAAGAATAAATACAATGATTGTGGATATCATAAAAAATAGTTATGAAAAAAACGATATAAAAATGAGTGAGGAAATTAGTTACTATACTAATAAACTTAGAGATTTTATGTTCCAAAATGTTTATTTGAATAAAAAAGCAAAATCAGAAGAGGATAAAGCGAAATTCATAATAGAACAGCTTTATGAATATTATAATAAAAATTTCGAAAAAATACCAGTTGAGCATAGAAAACATCATGAAACTATTCATAGAACTAAAGAAGAAATAGTATGTGATTATATTGCTGGTATGACTGACAGATATGCAATTAGAGTTTTTAAAGATATTTTTGTTCCTCGTCCGTGGCAAAAATAA
- the dnaG gene encoding DNA primase, which yields MSSSLNEDLIQEIREKNEIVGVISQYINLKRTGANYKALCPFHNEKTPSFVVSSSKQIFHCFGCGVGGDVITFIMKYENLDFKEAIKLLADRAGIEIDESNMKKNVELERRKNRLYQINREAARYFYYNLRRNSKGYSYFRKRGVSDNTIKAFGLGYANSTWDDLLKYLVSKGYKEEELLEAGLIIERQSKNGFYDRFRDRVMFPIVNTRGRVIGFGGRVLDDSVPKYLNSPDTLVFSKGNNLFGLNLVYKNSKIDKILLVEGYMDVISLYNKGIVYSVASLGTAFTENQGKMLKRWNDSIYICYDSDDAGLKASNKALDLLKKIGFKPRVIVLPDGLDPDEYINRFGKKSFEKLFDTALDYIDFKILYYKKKFDINTVQGKVDFIKNISQNIKNISSPVERDVYINRVSDETNISVDAIRKEIFGVKGIKTGLKDKYINTNYRNNNKSKIVPVENVLEPGHLTAEKSLLNLLINDEYIYEKIKENFSPDDFLDPINRKIAELVYDSYKEGRKIIKQDLINNFSDSELDKVNEVLAIEINFENSERDKAVDDYLKKINYYKLKIKRKQIKEEIKLIESKKVISEGEEEKLRELCLELMELDKALKLHCLF from the coding sequence ATGTCAAGCTCCTTGAATGAAGATTTAATTCAAGAGATAAGAGAAAAAAATGAAATAGTAGGAGTTATTTCACAATACATTAATTTAAAAAGAACTGGTGCAAACTATAAAGCACTATGTCCTTTTCATAATGAGAAAACACCTTCTTTTGTTGTATCATCTTCAAAGCAGATTTTCCATTGCTTTGGGTGTGGGGTAGGCGGTGATGTAATTACTTTTATAATGAAATATGAAAACCTAGACTTTAAAGAAGCCATTAAGCTGTTAGCTGATAGAGCAGGTATTGAAATTGATGAAAGTAATATGAAAAAGAATGTTGAACTGGAAAGAAGAAAAAATAGACTTTATCAAATAAATCGGGAAGCAGCTAGATATTTTTACTATAATTTAAGGAGAAATAGCAAGGGTTATAGTTACTTTAGAAAAAGAGGCGTTTCAGATAATACTATAAAAGCTTTTGGACTTGGATATGCTAATTCAACATGGGATGATTTACTAAAATACTTAGTATCAAAGGGCTATAAGGAAGAAGAATTACTTGAAGCAGGTTTAATTATTGAGAGGCAAAGTAAAAATGGTTTCTATGATAGATTTAGAGATAGAGTTATGTTTCCTATAGTAAACACAAGAGGTAGAGTTATAGGTTTTGGTGGTAGAGTATTAGATGATTCTGTACCTAAGTATTTGAATTCTCCAGATACTCTTGTGTTTTCTAAAGGCAACAACTTATTTGGTTTAAATTTAGTATATAAAAATTCAAAAATAGATAAAATCTTATTAGTTGAAGGTTACATGGATGTTATTTCTTTGTATAATAAGGGTATTGTCTATAGCGTAGCTTCTCTTGGTACAGCTTTTACAGAAAATCAAGGTAAAATGCTAAAGAGATGGAACGATAGTATTTATATTTGCTATGATTCAGATGATGCAGGATTAAAAGCATCTAATAAAGCGCTAGATTTACTTAAGAAAATAGGGTTTAAGCCTAGAGTTATAGTTTTGCCTGATGGTTTAGATCCAGATGAATATATTAATAGATTTGGAAAGAAGTCATTTGAAAAATTATTTGATACTGCATTAGATTATATTGATTTTAAAATATTATATTATAAAAAAAAGTTCGATATAAATACTGTTCAAGGGAAGGTAGATTTTATAAAAAATATATCACAGAATATAAAAAATATATCAAGCCCTGTTGAAAGAGATGTATATATTAATAGAGTTTCTGATGAAACTAATATTTCTGTTGATGCTATAAGAAAAGAAATTTTCGGAGTAAAAGGTATTAAAACCGGATTAAAGGACAAGTATATAAATACGAATTATAGAAATAATAATAAAAGTAAGATTGTTCCAGTAGAGAATGTTTTGGAACCTGGTCATTTAACTGCAGAAAAAAGCCTTTTAAATTTGTTAATTAATGACGAATATATATACGAGAAAATAAAAGAAAACTTTTCGCCAGACGATTTTCTTGATCCAATAAATAGAAAAATTGCAGAATTAGTTTATGATAGCTATAAAGAGGGTAGGAAAATTATAAAGCAGGATCTTATTAATAACTTTTCAGATTCTGAATTAGATAAAGTAAATGAAGTTCTGGCGATTGAAATAAATTTTGAGAATAGCGAAAGAGATAAGGCTGTAGATGATTATTTAAAAAAAATAAATTATTACAAGTTGAAGATAAAAAGAAAGCAAATTAAAGAAGAGATAAAACTTATAGAATCTAAGAAAGTTATAAGTGAAGGAGAGGAAGAAAAATTAAGGGAGTTATGTTTAGAGCTAATGGAATTAGACAAAGCTTTAAAACTACACTGTTTGTTTTAG
- the rpoD gene encoding RNA polymerase sigma factor RpoD encodes MSKGKDKEKDVKINTMKKLIEKGKKQGMLTYKEIMDTLEEIDIDSDQIDEIYQGLEEMGIDIVGDKEDEILLEKEEIHEITEDDLSLPKGISVDDPVRMYLKEIGKVPLLTAEEEIELAKRMEQGDELAKKRLIEANLRLVVSIAKRYVGRGMLFLDLIQEGNLGLIKAVEKFDYRKGYKFSTYATWWIRQAITRAIADQARTIRIPVHMVETINKLIRVSRQLLQTLGREPTPEEIAKEMNLEEEKVREILKIAQEPVSLETPIGEEEDSHLGDFIPDDDAQAPSEAATFTLLKEQLVEVLDTLTPREQKVLILRFGLEDGRARTLEEVGREFDVTRERIRQIEAKALRKLRHPSRSKKLKDFLE; translated from the coding sequence ATGAGCAAAGGAAAAGATAAAGAAAAAGACGTAAAAATAAATACTATGAAAAAGTTGATTGAAAAAGGTAAAAAGCAGGGGATGTTAACATATAAAGAAATTATGGATACATTAGAGGAGATAGATATTGATTCAGATCAAATAGATGAGATATATCAAGGCTTAGAGGAAATGGGTATAGATATAGTCGGAGATAAAGAAGACGAAATATTACTAGAAAAAGAAGAAATACATGAAATTACAGAAGACGATTTATCTTTGCCTAAAGGAATTAGTGTAGACGATCCTGTTAGAATGTATCTAAAAGAGATAGGAAAAGTACCACTACTTACAGCAGAAGAGGAAATTGAATTGGCTAAAAGAATGGAACAAGGTGATGAATTAGCAAAGAAAAGATTAATTGAAGCAAATTTAAGATTAGTGGTAAGTATAGCAAAAAGGTATGTTGGTAGAGGAATGCTCTTTTTAGATTTAATACAAGAAGGTAATTTAGGACTTATAAAAGCTGTTGAGAAGTTTGATTATAGAAAAGGTTATAAATTTAGTACTTATGCTACATGGTGGATAAGACAGGCGATTACAAGAGCTATAGCAGATCAGGCAAGAACTATTAGAATACCTGTTCATATGGTTGAAACAATAAATAAATTAATTAGAGTTTCAAGACAATTACTACAAACTCTAGGAAGAGAACCTACTCCTGAAGAGATTGCTAAAGAGATGAATCTAGAAGAAGAAAAAGTTAGGGAAATATTAAAAATAGCTCAAGAACCTGTTTCATTAGAAACACCAATTGGTGAAGAAGAAGATAGCCATCTTGGCGATTTTATTCCTGATGATGATGCACAAGCACCTTCTGAAGCAGCTACGTTTACTTTACTTAAAGAGCAGTTAGTAGAAGTATTAGATACGTTAACGCCTAGAGAACAGAAAGTTTTAATCCTTAGATTTGGGCTTGAAGATGGTAGAGCTCGTACATTAGAAGAAGTTGGTAGAGAATTTGATGTAACTAGAGAAAGAATTAGACAGATTGAAGCAAAAGCTTTAAGGAAGTTAAGACATCCAAGTAGAAGCAAAAAGTTAAAAGACTTTTTAGAATAA
- a CDS encoding tRNA (adenine(22)-N(1))-methyltransferase, which yields MKLSPRLKVIADYVKNNSSVADIGTDHGYIPVYLIENNISKRVIASDVNKGPLESAKKYVDLKKLNHKIDLRLGDGLRTLRPNEVDTVIIAGMGGLLIKKILEDGRKIAETIDNFILQPMIASDELRKYLIKHNYKIIDEKLAKEGDKIYEVMLVGHGKDSVKDEIYFEIGKKLIENKDPLLKELIQKKLRETEDILHKIRVNESIKAREKLNVIKKKYEKLKEVLKSIDC from the coding sequence ATGAAGTTATCACCAAGGCTTAAAGTAATAGCTGATTATGTTAAAAATAATTCTTCTGTTGCAGATATTGGTACAGATCATGGTTATATACCTGTATATCTTATTGAAAACAATATTTCTAAAAGAGTTATTGCTTCAGATGTTAATAAGGGACCACTTGAAAGTGCTAAAAAATATGTAGATTTGAAAAAATTAAACCATAAGATAGATTTAAGATTGGGTGATGGATTAAGAACATTAAGACCAAATGAAGTAGATACTGTTATTATAGCTGGTATGGGTGGTTTATTAATTAAAAAGATACTTGAAGATGGAAGAAAAATTGCTGAAACAATAGATAATTTCATTTTACAGCCTATGATTGCGTCTGATGAACTAAGAAAGTATTTAATTAAACATAATTATAAAATTATTGATGAAAAGTTAGCTAAAGAGGGAGATAAAATATATGAAGTTATGTTAGTAGGGCATGGTAAGGATAGTGTTAAAGATGAGATATACTTTGAGATAGGTAAAAAATTGATAGAGAATAAAGATCCTTTATTAAAAGAGTTGATTCAGAAAAAGTTAAGAGAGACTGAAGATATACTACATAAGATTAGGGTAAATGAATCAATAAAAGCACGAGAAAAACTAAATGTAATAAAGAAAAAATATGAGAAATTGAAGGAGGTATTAAAATCCATTGATTGTTAA
- a CDS encoding Nif3-like dinuclear metal center hexameric protein, whose protein sequence is MIVKEILDIMEKIAPSKLIDKWDNCGFQIGDINKSVKTIMLTLDVTEEVVQEAISKNVDLIISHHPILFNPISKITLNDTKGKILYDIIKHDISVYSAHTNLDVCNGGINDVLADILQLRNTKILSKLYEEKLYKLVVFVPKTHEEKVRDAITESGGGWIGNYSHCTFNIKGFGTFMPREGTNPFIGTEGKVELVEEIRIETIVPESILDTVIENMIKTHPYEEVAYDIYPLNNEGFGYGYGRIGDLQDVTTLSSFAKYVKEKLNCKFIKVIGDVNKEIRKVAVCGGSGADFIKAASKKGADVLVTGDIKYHEAQLAISLGLSLIDANHYDTEKVILPYLKEYIQNKVGNSIDIYISNFNSVPYEIF, encoded by the coding sequence TTGATTGTTAAAGAAATATTAGACATAATGGAGAAAATAGCTCCTAGTAAATTAATCGATAAGTGGGATAATTGCGGATTTCAAATTGGTGATATTAATAAAAGTGTAAAAACTATTATGTTAACATTAGATGTTACAGAAGAAGTAGTTCAAGAAGCTATAAGCAAAAATGTTGATTTGATAATATCTCACCATCCAATTTTATTTAATCCTATATCAAAAATTACTTTGAATGATACTAAAGGAAAAATACTTTATGACATTATTAAACATGATATATCTGTGTATAGTGCTCATACAAACTTAGATGTATGTAATGGTGGCATAAATGATGTTTTAGCTGATATACTACAGTTAAGAAACACAAAGATACTAAGCAAATTATACGAAGAAAAGTTGTACAAGTTAGTCGTATTTGTTCCTAAAACACATGAAGAAAAGGTTAGAGATGCAATAACTGAAAGTGGAGGTGGGTGGATAGGGAATTATAGTCATTGTACATTTAATATTAAAGGGTTTGGAACTTTTATGCCTAGAGAGGGGACAAATCCTTTTATAGGTACTGAAGGGAAAGTAGAATTAGTAGAAGAAATAAGAATTGAAACTATAGTACCAGAAAGTATTTTAGATACAGTTATAGAAAATATGATAAAAACACACCCTTATGAAGAAGTAGCTTATGATATATACCCTTTAAATAATGAAGGTTTTGGTTATGGGTATGGTAGAATCGGTGATTTACAAGACGTTACTACTCTAAGTAGTTTTGCAAAATATGTTAAAGAAAAGCTTAATTGCAAGTTTATCAAAGTAATAGGTGATGTAAATAAGGAGATAAGAAAAGTAGCTGTTTGTGGTGGGAGTGGTGCTGATTTTATTAAAGCAGCTTCAAAAAAAGGAGCAGATGTGCTGGTAACAGGAGATATAAAATACCATGAAGCACAATTAGCTATAAGCTTAGGGTTGTCTTTAATAGATGCAAATCATTATGATACTGAAAAAGTAATATTACCATACTTGAAAGAATATATACAAAATAAGGTTGGTAACAGTATAGATATATATATAAGTAACTTTAATAGTGTCCCCTATGAAATTTTTTGA